Proteins from one Aspergillus nidulans FGSC A4 chromosome VIII genomic window:
- a CDS encoding protein vcxA (transcript_id=CADANIAT00002222), with product MSNTTNSNGFRRESSEQDALLGDSRRNSAQHKREVHWTGWPAHVWHLTWATLSRDYVNVLLVFVPLGIIAGALKWDSTVIFTLNFLAIVPLASLLSFATEELAATLGQALGGLMNATFGNAVELIVSIIALKDKQIRVVQASMLGSILSNILLVLGCCFVVGGIKFPEQSFNTTVASTMSSLMTVSSASLIIPATLYASLSSAKDPSHKTENILFLSHWTAIILLVLYVIYLYFQLKSHAELFEEVNNQTTGDPEAAGEQVAEEEEEHLLNPWAASAALIVVTILVAICADYLVGSIDSIVEKTGMSRTFIGLVLIPIVGNAAEHVTAVVVAYKGKMDLAIGVAIGSSLQIALFVTPFLVILGWIMNVEMTLHFHIFETVAFFISGLVVTFLIQDGKSNYLEGCLCLGMYLILALAFYVYPDNVNEDALFHALK from the exons ATGTCAAACACCACAAATAGCAATGGCTTTCGACGGGAGTCTAGCGAACAAGATGCATTGCTCGGCGACTCTCGCCGCAACTCGGCCCAGCATAAGCGCGAGGTGCATTGGACGGGTTGGCCGGCTCATGTCTGGCACCTGACCTGGGCGACTTTATCGCGAGACTATGTCAATGTTTTGCTTGTCTTTGTGCCGCTGGGTATTATCGCGGGTGCGTTGAAATGGGACAGTACTGTGATATTCACCCTGAACTTTTTGGCAATTGTTCCACTTGCTTCGCTGCTGAGTTTTGCGACGGAGGAATTGGCGGCCACTCTGGGTCAGGCTTTGGGTGGGCTCATGAACGCGACGTTTGGAAACGCCGTTGAGCTGATT GTTAGCATTATTGCTCTGAAAGACAAGCAGATCCGCGTTGTTCAAGCTAGTATGCTTGGAAGCATTCTGTCCAacatccttctcgtcctggGTTGCTGTTTCGTGGTTGGCGGTATCAAATTTCCCGAGCAATCGTTTAACACTACAGTGGCTTCGACTATGTCGTCTTTGATGACCGTTTCGTCCGCCTCACTGATCATCCCTGCGACTCTCTATGCCTCATTGTCATCCGCCAAAGACCCCAGCCACAAGACTGAGAACATTCTCTTTTTGTCGCACTGGACCGCTATCATCCTCCTTGTTCTCTACGTCATTTACCTATACTTTCAGCTCAAGTCACACGCCGAACTGTTTGAGGAAGTTAACAACCAGACTACTGGGGATCCTGAAGCTGCAGGCGAGCAAGtcgctgaggaggaagaggaacatCTGCTGAACCCGTGGGCCGCCAGCGCTGCTTTGATTGTTGTGACCATCCTGGTTGCCATCTGCGCCGACTATTTAGTCGGCAGCATTGACAGCATCGTAGAGAAAACAGGAATGAGCCGCACTTTCATCGGTCTTGTCCTCATTCCTATTGTCGGAAATGCTGCGGAACATGTGACGGCCGTTGTGGTCGCTTACAAGGGCAAGATGGATCTGGCTATTGGTGTCGCCATCGGAAGCAGCCTCCAAATTGCTCTATTTGTCACCCCCTTTCTCGTCATTTTGGGCTGGATAATGAATGTGGAGATGACACTACATTTCCATATTTTTGAAACCGTGGCATTTTTCATCTCGGGGCTGGTTGTCACCTTCCTTATCCAAGACGGCAAGTCGAACTATCTTGAAGGCTGCTTGTGCCTGGGAAT GTACTTGATTTTGGCGCTGGCGTTCTACGTGTATCCAGACAACGTGAATGAGGATGCGCTTTTCCACGCCTTGAAATAG